Genomic segment of Chitinophagaceae bacterium:
GATATTGGTGTTAGTTCAGCTAACTGGACTCCCGTTATTATAAGTGGAATCTTGTTGATATTAGGACTGGTATTAATGTCCATGGCAAAGAGGCCGCAATAACACTTAAAACAAAAAAGGAAAATCAAATGATTTCCCTTTTTTAAAGCAATTTCTTGTATACTATTTGATTACTTTAA
This window contains:
- a CDS encoding transglycosylase — protein: MRIAGIILLVIGIVGSAIFGIQAIQDSETFSILGIDIGVSSANWTPVIISGILLILGLVLMSMAKRPQ